TTCTTCCAAATGCAAATCCTTGTTGTCTAATTTTCCACTGTTTAACCTTTTTACACCATACAAAGTGTTGCGGGAACTGTTGATAAGTATATGCCGGAGCATTGGGATTTTTAGCATAATATTCAAAATTACCCATCAAATTCGTCATATGTTCATGTGATGTTCGTATAACCGAGGTCATTGATTGCCTTGTGTTATAAACAACCCGTTGCCTATTCTGTAAATGAATTGCCGACCGTTGTACAACAGGATATTCTTCATGCACGTGGTACTCAATCAAACGCCATACAGCCTCAGGTGGTCCAATGTACCTCGCATCAATATATTGTTGAATCTCGTCATGTTCTCGCAAAACCATCGTAGCTCGGTCACCACCTTTGTAAATGTATTTGttaatatattttacacctcttaTTCCTGCACATATTTCCACATTGATGTGGCAATTGAACATTCTTGACAGATGCGGGTTATAGGGTACAACATCTATATTATAcgcctttttgttgtttctgacaGTTACTTCTATTCCATCCCGAAGACGACGATAACTCGGATACCCACCCTCGTCCAAAGTTGTTGTGTCGGTGTACTTCTTAGGATATCCTTCTGTACATTTTCCTTTTTCCATACACGCTGCATATGGATCTCGCTCTCCACATGGACCATGAACCATACATTTGCTTACGGTATCAAACAGTATTGGGTCATTTATCTCATTAGGAAATTCAGCCGAAACAAATTTATCAACCATGTCTGCCGTACGAATTTTTTCCGAATCTTTCAAAAATATAAGAGCATGCATATGTGGTTGCCCACGTTTTTGAAACTCGATGGTATGAACATGGGCGACCACCGTGCCGAACACCTTTTTTTCCTTTATTTCGTTCATCAATGCTTTTCTTTTCAGCTCAAAAACTCGAGCTACCAAATCAGGACGATCAGTGACACTCTGATTGGGTAAAAGTGCATTTTTTTATTTCTGTCCAATTTGGGTTTGCAGTCATTGTAAGAAAAATATCTGGATGGTGATGAAAACGTGTAATAGCCATCGAATCCTGGTATATCTCGTACATATTCCTCCCGCTTCCAGTGTGTGAAGATGGTAAAATAACAGGATTACCTCTATCACCCGGATTTAAATCCGCATTTGTCATATCAGCAATGCAAATGTAGAGGTCAGAACGCAGAGTTGGTTGGTTGAATCTGAGCCATGCCAACTTACTTTGCTCTGTAGCAGCCCATGCATCAACTAAGAACTCTTGAAATATTTTTCCGGCTCTTAAGATGATTGAATATTCTTCTGCACGTTCAAATATGCGGTAACTGTAATACTTCATTTGAGATAATTTTGTTTTCGTATAGGTTTTGGTGACTGCATCCCATTGCCTCATTGTTGGTGACCATCCCAGCTCACCAAAAGGAAAAAGTAAAACATAATGTAAAGGCAAGTATGCCGGATGACACTCCGAAATTTGTTTCAATCCGTTGTTTTCTCTCAAATGCAATATAATATCTCGCACCCCAGTCTCCTTATAAGTATTTTCTGGAACGATAACCGCAATCTCATCTGTTGTCGGAAGATTATAACGCCTACTATCAGTCGACTTTTTATATTGAAGTGAAACTCTGATATTCTGGTCGGCCGGACTCATCTGGTCTAAAATTGCATAAGCCTGACGATACTTGGTATAAAAAACATTGAATTGGATCATAGTATTCTGAATTTTCTGTAGGACATTCATATTTAACTGAGGATTTCTTTTGCCACGGACAAACAATGAAAATTCTGGATCATAGATGTACAGTTGGGAGTAAACCGCCATCCTCTCAGTCCCAGGAGCTGGTAGAACACCTCCGGTTAAATGTCTCAACTCCCCATGTATTGAGAAAGGTCTCGGACCTCTCCCTTTCAAATCTCTTGTATCTAATTTGCATCCAAGGCTAGTAAACGCATTAGTTGTATTATACTCTCGAATATATTTCCGAAAAGAAATTGATTCGGCGTCGGTTCCGTCAAACAATTCTCTGATGGCTGCCGGTGGTTCACACAGTGACGGTAGGCAAACTTTGCCTTGGAGACAACAtgaaccaaattttgggtttattaAAAATGAATTTGTATGTTTTTCTGCCATCCAGTGCAATGCCCCGCAGTGCTGACATTTGACATCCATTTGTCCCAGAAAATGACGTACATCGGTAGCAACAACAGCTACCTGATTCATAAAAGTATTTGAATCATGTAATTCGTCAGTGTCGTAATCTACTTCGTCAATTTCGTAAGTATCCGACACCCCATCATCTTCTCTAACATTAATAGACGGCCTGCATAGTGATAATCAGGTAATCTAGCTTACCCtattcaaaaactaaataaatttatgCAATCTAAATTTTTaaatccttacatttcagtgttTTGAGCGTCTGATGTGCTACCAACTCTCCTATGTAATACAACCGACTGCATTGTAAATTTTGTCAACCACTAtgattcttttatttttgaacttaaaAATGATAATTATATATGTGCACGAGTAAATTATTTAACGTTCAAGTTAATTCACCTCTTCATATGACTCTGCATCTTCATGCTCATGTGGTAAAGCCTCGCTTTCTCTAATCTGTATACCACTCGGGCGCATCCGTTTGCATGGAGGATTCTATAGTTTTGGTAAATAAATttgtaaattttcaaattttaacaATAAAATCAATTAATTACTATGTATGCGCACCTCTTCAGTAATAGCTTTTCCCTTTACCTTTGGTGCTCGTCGTCGTTCTGCAGCtgcttctctttcaatttgtgctCCTTTCTCACGATGCTCTTGTTCTCTCATCTCTTTGTGTTGTTTTTCTATCCCACGTCGTCGCCTTTGGGATTCTGATCTTCGAGATGATGTTGTCGATGTTAGATTATTTCTCTCCTTTGGTGGACCCGCAACAACACACCGCGGTGGCTGTTCGGTTGTTGTCTCACTATGCACATCTTTTAACCTCTCGAGAATCACTGTCCTATATGCAACTGACGGATGCTGATAACATAAAAATTAAagtatgttaactaaaaaaaataattaaacaacataaaacaaacaACTCAACCAAATTTCCAAAATTATGCTTACAATAACTTGGGTAGTCAAATTATGTCCATTATAGAGCATGTGAACTCCATCATTTGTTTGATTCTCATGATTCGTGTGTCTCCTGCATTCATTAATAGAAAATGTAGTTAGTGTATAAGGTGTTGTAATATGAAGGTTAATAATCCTTTTTTTATATAGGCTCTAATCAGACAGTCGATCGATGATCCGCATCCCACCATGAAAAAATGGAAAACTTCTTAATTTGTCATCCTGGTTATGGGATTTGTTAAACTATAAGATGGGTAATTAAAGGCCATCATTAGATCAATAAATTGATGgatgatagtaagtttttcaTGTCTCtttcatccaaatatttgatcacctaaaaaaaattctttgagGTAAATCTAGTCGCTTTTCACTTTCTTCCCAGATTTGAAACTGGGATAGCTTAAATCCAATAAATCAAATCGAACAGAGTGCAGAATATAATTGTCGATGTAATGACTTGTACTCACATGTTAAACCTTCCAGGGAATGAACTTTTATAATTTTGTTTTAAGGACACCTAATCAGTCTATTTATAGAGTAATGATCTCAAGAAAACTTCATCGTTTTGAACTGCTCCCACTACTGGAAAGATACAAATCATGAAACTGCAAGGTAGTGGGTGTGCACAGTTATTAGTTATTCATTTTTTCAGTTTTTCCTTAACTTTTGTATCCATTCAATACCGACTCATACACTCCGATATTTGGCGCGTCGGTCATTTATATTTAGTCGTGTTTCATTTAGTTCGGTTGATATTCTACATGCAGTCTCGGAACATGAAAATGGTGTAAATTCTGTTAGAGACGGTAGTAAAAAGGGTCATCAAAATTAAGAAAGAAACTATCCTTTcttttttaaacatgaacattgtAATCTTCCTATACATTTTAGGTAGTGATGCTTATTATCAGTGATTTCTCACTGGACTTAACCTTTCATGCTCCTTCGGTGCGATGGGATTTGCGCTTCCGGCATATTCAAATCCTTTCAATTTGTGGTATACTATTGGTAACGATGTGAGTTCAAATTTTCACTGGTTACTAAAATAACAaatattttaatttcaaatttaaGAAATACTAAAATTACATGCATCAGGATATACCACACTTGGCAAGTGAAATATGACGTACCATTGTCTCACTATGCTGAATTGGAAATAGCAAATTAGTTTTATTGAGGTGGCATGTGATTATGCAAACGGATGACACTTAATGGTAAAATATTGTAAAATACTTTGCGTAGAGGTTTGCAAACAATATCCACACCTCTCAATTGTCTTTGCTGCCATTTATCCATTTTTAGGGTACATTTTCTTCACCACGTTTGAGAACGTAAAAGTGTTTATGAGGAGCATGTGTCGCCAATGAGGAGCACGTACAACAATCTGAGTATAAGCAATTCATTAGTTCTGTGCATTTCATAAATAAATGCATTGCCGCAGTCTTAGAAAATTAAATTCAAttgatagaaaaaaaaattaatgggaATGATCTGAGTAGTACCTTATGTTTTTGCTTCCATTGAGGCCCATAGTGCAAACTAAGATAAATTCTGTCTCCCATTTGCCGGTCTTTCTACAAAAATTTGTAACTTTGTGTACATAAAAAACAAAATGACTGGTAAGAATGTTTGGGAATGTGATATCGTTTACCTCGGGAGTAGCAACGTATTTTTCTTCCCCAAATCAGTCACAATCAGCCGTTCCTCAATCGGCTTttatcatcaaatcatggaaaatagatcacatttcatggaaaataaaataaaataaaattgatagaAAACATAGAATGAACAAACCTTCATATCATGGAAGTCAATCATAACACCATTCCTTGCTAAATGTTTAATCTTGTGAAATCGAGAGTTTCCGTTAATATGACAGTCAGAAAGCTAAAATGGTAGACATCTAAAAATATGATTATTGGATTTTCTTACCGCGTAATCTAAGTCACGATCCATTTGTTACAGCAATTAAAAAGTGTGAGACACTAAGAAGTAGGTATCAATCATTGTTGAACTAACCGTGTGCCAATGAATTAGCATACCTCGCCATATATAGATAAACATGGATAATTTGTGTCCAAGAACAAACCATTAGTTGTTGTTCGCTGCACCACACTTTTTTTGGCCTGAAAATTCAGCCACAAACTTTCAAATTTCAATAGCCTAAACCAAAGTAAGATATGATCAGAATCAACAATACAATCTTTAAAAAGTACCTTTGATGTATTCTTCCTTGTTTTCGTTCCTTTTGTTTTTGATGCGCGAATNNNNNNNNNNNNNNNNNNNNNNNNNNNNNNNNNNNNNNNNNNNNNNNNNNNNNNNNNNNNNNNNNNNNNNNNNNNNNNNNNNNNNNNNNNNNNNNNNNNNNNNNNNNNNNNNNNNTTTTCTACTTGCATGGCTGCATcccatctttgtttttgcattttCTCTTTGTTTAACTGAATTAGCTTTGTTACAAACTCACCTGTAGTTGAGGATGTAGTTGAGGATGGTATTCCAAATTCCGGGACGGTCACACTATTTCGTACAATCTTCCTGTGATTGCTGGTTTGATAGATGTAGTTGTGCCTAAATGTAANNNNNNNNNNNNNNNNNNNNNNNNNNNNNNNNNNNNNNNNNNNNNNNNNNNNNNNNNNNNNNNNNNNNNNNNNNNNNNNNNNNNNNNNNNNNNNNNNNNNNNNNNNNNNNNNNNNNNNNNNNNNNNNNNNNNNNNNNNNNNNNNNNNNNNNNNNNNNNNNNNNNNNNNNNNNTTTTCATCACTTTCTTCGTGCGATTAGGGGTGTTAAAGATGCAACTGTGGACATATCTCACTGCATCCATGAATCTAGCAACACTGAAAGAAAAAATTATACCCAACAGTTtaaacacaaaaccctaaatgTTTATCacctaaaagaaaaaagaaaaaaaaccgccAACCTTAATGAATACAAACCAACATAGGTCAATGGACGGTAGACAACTATTGAATTTAGTTAACTTACGCTGCAGATTTTATGATCAAACCGTGATCTTCGGCTTTGATTTCCTCCAAACACTGGTTGTATTCAATGTTGAATTTATGATCTAATCTGCATCGTCAAACTTCAACGAACAAATTCCATTGTAACGTCTgcacaaagaaaagaaaatcgaAAGTGATTGTTGATTAACATAAAATGCAGAAATTAACAACTAACAAATATATTTACTCACAATAATTTGCATTACAATCCAAAAGAATATACCCATgattcagattttcctttaaaaatCAAATGGATAACACCCTAAGAATATACCCATGATTCAGATTTTCCTCTAACTACAATATTGATATTGAGAACGAAAAAGAAACCGACAACAAATATGGATTCATGTAATTGTTCTAAGCCAAATGAATGTCGTTGAACAAAATTTTTGTACCAACACATAGCACCTGGTAAGAGGATTTAGGATTCTTTCAAAACACACGATTCGTTGCACTTACCGTCGAACACACTATTTTCAATTATGGCTAAATTTTTCTCTTAATTTTTAGAATCGTTGCTGCAAAAATAGGATCCTAGCAAATCGAGAGGTTACCAAAGAAAATTTCATTCAAAAGAGTTGGCAATTACGGTTCCTAATGAAAGTGTGTAGTTAATTAGTTTGAAGAGTTTTCAAAAGTTGTAAGCACCTGTTAAAACACACCTAGGCACAAAAGAGAGTGGATGTAAGAGATCTCTACAAACAGACAATGTAGATCTTCTCTTTTTGGGATACAAAATCACATCCACTATTTGTCTCTCCAAAAATCCATCCCAGCCACTCTTTGTCTCTCCCAAAAAGGCAACTGTGTCTATAGGAGAGTGGTAGACATCTAAAAATATGACAGTCAGAAAGCTAAAATGGTAGACATCTAAAAATATGACATTATTGGTGTTTTCCGACAATGGTGAAGATTAAATACCATGGTGAACTTTTCGACTAAAATTTCATATGAAAATGGCCTTATTGGGAAAACACTCATTTTCTGCAAAACACCCACTAATAATGAGACGTATGTTTCCTACCTGATACCCAAGATTCCGTCCACATGCTCAATTTTCCTTCTAGATTTGTGGGTTGTGTACTGTGTAGTAGAAACATCATCACAATAGCTTCCCTCTAATTCTTGCTTCTAATTATCCCACTGCCTGATAAAAACTCAGAAAATATAACATCAAAATTAGGCTAGATCAAGTGATCAACGTACTGAAATTTTATTTCTTAAATAATCTCAATGACCCCCCATCAAAAGACACAAAGTAACAAAACTAATCTAGCCGGGCACTGTGCACAATTGGTGAAGAACTTCAGCGTGCATGcacccaaaaaattgggttatttTTGCAATCAAATGAACCTTATAAATAATTACAAATTTCTATTTAATCTCTACGATTTCCTGCATTTGTTGAATGGTGGCTTTCGTATATGCAGTCATATGTTTCTCCCTAGCAAAATCGATTTTTGCGTCTTCAAActaagaagataaagaaaattgTTTTCTGGGAGAATATAAACCAAAAGACCCCATGGTCTTTCCTTAAATACTCATAATTTTTTACTTTATTCAAGTAATTGATCTAGCAAAGCAACAACTCAAAAGTAGAGATTTAATGCTCCTCATCGGAAACAAATTGTAGATAGAGGGAACTTTTATAAGAAACTCTACAATTTATCATTTCTGATACCTCTCTACATAAATGTAATTCTACAGAACTTTTATACTTAATCTCAGCCcattcttttcaaaattcctttccACACTATACATAGCTCTAAATTCTAAATATCAGCGTGAACGTTTTACTTCACCCGAACAACTGAGAAATTACCATTTCCCACCAATTTTAAGATTAATATAATGAAGTAATGACGATCCTATAGTTGAGGTATTGACCCATGTCTTACTGATGCCATTTTTTCAAATCAAACATCGTAAGAAAAACAACTCAAAGAACACTTAAACGGGGACAAAGAACAGGCGAAGAACAAATCACATCACGGTATCGCCAAATTAaacggaaacaaagaaaagaggtTGAAGGTCTAACCGTACGAATCACAGTATTGCAAGATTGAATGGTGAAACCCTATAAATTGGATTATGAAGAGCTTCAACTTTATACAACGACGAAAATAAACAGGCGATCAAGAAGCTGGGCATAGTTAGGATTTATAATAAATGAAATTGATTTACGTTGATGACCGAAAAAGTTGAAACGCTCCACGACTTAATTCCAAGAATAATAGCCGTCCAGCGTCCAGCTTTGAATGAAATAATGAGGACGAATGAGAAAAACTCAGGGAGGGTGGGAGTGTGATTTGCTAAATCGATTAAATATGGATTTGCTTCATAACGAAAATTTCGCTTCCTCGTTTAAGTAAGTTATGAATTGGTTACAGTAACCGAAGATGGTAGTGGGTTACATCTGATAGTTTTAAATGGTAATCATGTTTTAAACCGCAAACCACAAATCCATATTTAATCCAAGCCACTCTTTGTCTTTTTAGAAATTCAATCATGGCCGCTCTTTGTCTCTTGTAAAAAGGAAAGACAAAGGACGGCTGAAGATCCCAATAAACACACAACGAACGGCAAAGATCTGTCACTGTTGGACTACGAAATCAGGTCCCCTAATGGTGTTTCCAGAATCCATCCTGGCTGCTCTTTGTCCCTCCCAAAAAGGCAACTGTGTTATAGTATATTGATAAGATGAGACAACACTAATTTCCATAAATATCAAGTACAACAGCATTTCTTAGTATAGCAACGTATTACAATATGTAGCACCTTTTATGTTTCTTTTGGCATGTAATGCCTTGGCCGTAAGGGTGTTTGCATCTGATGATGTACAATGGATGCTAAAAGGATAATGAGAATACCCCTCTTCTATTATGTCATTGATTCCGTAAACAACTTAATGTAATACTAAATTATACAATTTAGTATGTAGgtaataatatctttttaagattAAAAGACACTGAGTTATCAATTCTTCTTAATATAAAGAAGAATGGTTTTCCTGATGTGGCGTCACCACAATAATCCTGATATTCTCTCCAATATAAGTAAGCCATGTGGAAAATACGATCGGTTGCTTTTCCGAATTTATGTCAAGAAGTTCCGATGTTTTTAATGAAAAGACACTAGACTCTTACGTTAGTTCTAATCATGGAAAGACGCCATTCTTGGTCATTGTGTATAGAAAGATTACGAAAGGACGCTCCTATTGGTCCATATTGTATAAAAATATTCCCTTCATGATAATCAAAGCAACAATCTAGATAATCTTCTTCTACAGTTCGTTGGTGACATAGTCATTAGAATCATTAGATATGTAATTATCTTCCTCAAATGCCTACAATGGATGCACATAACCAACGACAATCGAGGCGAGAGTCAAGAGGAAGCTTGCGATGGATATACTGAACCAACAGACTGCACTCGATGCCATAGCATAGAGAAAAAGAATAATCGAACTGCGTAAAAAAGGTTTTTCTGGACCAATATAGAAACAAAATCAAACGCTCAACAGAATAGAAAATTCTACGAGGACCATGCATCTATTTACATTCCATAGTACATACTGATGGAATGGTCAATATCGAAAAAAAAACACGACCATTTGCTCAATTCAAGGACAACTGTGAAcgcaaaattaaatttaaaatcaaCAGGTGAGCCAATGAAATTACACTAGATTACAAGATAATGGTATTTAACAATTAGATTTCCATTATGTTTGACAGAAGGAGAATCAAGCCAAAcaagattaaaaataaaaataaactacaTACTAGAATATCATCATCACACAGCTTAATTTCAGGTATGGGACTGAACCTTTTAGTTATAACAAATGGAAATAATTAATCATACATGGTGTGACGTTTAATGCCTAATCATATTTTAATATCCCGAATCCAAGTGAATGCTTGCCTATTATGTGTTCTTGCAAACAAAGTTACAACAAATATAAATGTCATTCAATTGTTTGGTATCAGAGAGAAATAACAAATCTCAAACAACTAATGAATCTGAGTTCTCAATTTGTTGTTCGCATGGTAAAGTGGAAGCGCGGTTAGGTTATATCGAGATCCACCAATGTTGTCACAGAATCTGCTGGACTACCAAGGAGGAAATACCTCTAGGCAATTCAGGAATAAAATTAAGACGTACAAATATATAATTATATGTTTGCTTTCACATCAATGGGAGCCAAAGTAAGCAAAACGATCAATAATGGTAGGGATCCTGCAAACAGGTTGATGTCTTTTGGAAAGAAATAGACATTTTCTTCTATTTACCAACAGGTATATCTTTTGGAAAGAAatgctttcttttatttttttatttttgtaataagaAAGCAGGAAGACCCCGAAGTTTACATAATTGAGTATTGGCTACCGTTAACCACCGGTAGATGATTCATGTAATACAAAAAGAAATCATCATTCCAACATTTTGTTAAACCTTCCCTAGTACTGACTACCGCTAGATTTTTGGTtataaagttttcaaaacccgGAATTAAGTTAAGAGTTTTAATTACTTTCATACATAAGCAAAAAATCAAGCTTGTACCATCCTACCATCTTTTGGAGCTTTTTGTTATCTTGGTAATTGCTTTCCTAGCTGCTTCAATAACTTTCAAGTTATCTCCTTCAATGTGTACCATTTGACGCGAATCCACTTGATTATCGATGAAGCTGCTCTTGCTTTTAACTCCTCTTTACTTGTTCCTGCAATATGGATGCACTTGGCTCCTGAGTAGGTACCTGTATGGTCAGAGCAAGTTAGAGCTATGCCTGAAATATTTGTACTTGTATCCATTATAACAACAACATTTATTTTCATAGACAAAATGGTTTGGTTTAACGTAAAATCCGACTTAGAGATGTCTATCTCATCCATTTTTTTTAAATGCCATCTAATTCTAGTATTATCCTTCACTAAGGTAGTAATACTATATTTAGTGACATCTACATTTGGCATGATTTTTCTAAACACTAAATCACATCTAGTTTTCCAAACAGACCATATGATTGTTGCCATAGTTTCTGTCCAGTTTAGGATTCCTCTGTCCCTAAC
This genomic window from Papaver somniferum cultivar HN1 unplaced genomic scaffold, ASM357369v1 unplaced-scaffold_176, whole genome shotgun sequence contains:
- the LOC113337724 gene encoding uncharacterized protein LOC113337724 isoform X2, giving the protein MAAKTIERRHTNHENQTNDGVHMLYNGHNLTTQVIHPSVAYRTVILERLKDVHSETTTEQPPRCVVAGPPKERNNLTSTTSSRRSESQRRRRGIEKQHKEMREQEHREKGAQIEREAAAERRRAPKVKGKAITEENPPCKRMRPSGIQIRESEALPHEHEDAESYEESVVLHRRVGSTSDAQNTEMPSINVREDDGVSDTYEIDEVDYDTDELHDSNTFMNQVAVVATDVRHFLGQMDVKCQHCGALHWMAEKHTNSFLINPKFGSCCLQGKVCLPSLCEPPAAIRELFDGTDAESISFRKYIREYNTTNAFTSLGCKLDTRDLKGRGPRPFSIHGELRHLTGGVLPAPGTERMAVYSQLYIYDPEFSLFVRGKRNPQLNMNVLQKIQNTMIQFNVFYTKYRQAYAILDQMSPADQNIRVSLQYKKSTDSRRYNLPTTDEIAVIVPENTYKETGVRDIILHLRENNGLKQISECHPAYLPLHYVLLFPFGELGWSPTMRQWDAVTKTYTKTKLSQMKYYSYRIFERAEEYSIILRAGKIFQEFLVDAWAATEQSKLAWLRFNQPTLRSDLYICIADMTNADLNPGDRGNPVILPSSHTGSGRNMYEIYQDSMAITRFHHHPDIFLTMTANPNWTEIKKCTFTQSECH
- the LOC113337724 gene encoding uncharacterized protein LOC113337724 isoform X1; translation: MAAKTIESECRRHTNHENQTNDGVHMLYNGHNLTTQVIHPSVAYRTVILERLKDVHSETTTEQPPRCVVAGPPKERNNLTSTTSSRRSESQRRRRGIEKQHKEMREQEHREKGAQIEREAAAERRRAPKVKGKAITEENPPCKRMRPSGIQIRESEALPHEHEDAESYEESVVLHRRVGSTSDAQNTEMPSINVREDDGVSDTYEIDEVDYDTDELHDSNTFMNQVAVVATDVRHFLGQMDVKCQHCGALHWMAEKHTNSFLINPKFGSCCLQGKVCLPSLCEPPAAIRELFDGTDAESISFRKYIREYNTTNAFTSLGCKLDTRDLKGRGPRPFSIHGELRHLTGGVLPAPGTERMAVYSQLYIYDPEFSLFVRGKRNPQLNMNVLQKIQNTMIQFNVFYTKYRQAYAILDQMSPADQNIRVSLQYKKSTDSRRYNLPTTDEIAVIVPENTYKETGVRDIILHLRENNGLKQISECHPAYLPLHYVLLFPFGELGWSPTMRQWDAVTKTYTKTKLSQMKYYSYRIFERAEEYSIILRAGKIFQEFLVDAWAATEQSKLAWLRFNQPTLRSDLYICIADMTNADLNPGDRGNPVILPSSHTGSGRNMYEIYQDSMAITRFHHHPDIFLTMTANPNWTEIKKCTFTQSECH
- the LOC113337724 gene encoding uncharacterized protein LOC113337724 isoform X3; the encoded protein is MAAKTIESECRRHTNHENQTNDGVHMLYNGHNLTTQVIHPSVAYRTVILERLKDVHSETTTEQPPRCVVAGPPKERNNLTSTTSSRRSESQRRRRGIEKQHKEMREQEHREKGAQIEREAAAERRRAPKNPPCKRMRPSGIQIRESEALPHEHEDAESYEESVVLHRRVGSTSDAQNTEMPSINVREDDGVSDTYEIDEVDYDTDELHDSNTFMNQVAVVATDVRHFLGQMDVKCQHCGALHWMAEKHTNSFLINPKFGSCCLQGKVCLPSLCEPPAAIRELFDGTDAESISFRKYIREYNTTNAFTSLGCKLDTRDLKGRGPRPFSIHGELRHLTGGVLPAPGTERMAVYSQLYIYDPEFSLFVRGKRNPQLNMNVLQKIQNTMIQFNVFYTKYRQAYAILDQMSPADQNIRVSLQYKKSTDSRRYNLPTTDEIAVIVPENTYKETGVRDIILHLRENNGLKQISECHPAYLPLHYVLLFPFGELGWSPTMRQWDAVTKTYTKTKLSQMKYYSYRIFERAEEYSIILRAGKIFQEFLVDAWAATEQSKLAWLRFNQPTLRSDLYICIADMTNADLNPGDRGNPVILPSSHTGSGRNMYEIYQDSMAITRFHHHPDIFLTMTANPNWTEIKKCTFTQSECH